The Thermotoga sp. nucleotide sequence TGGGTCAGAATGCCGCGGCTTTCTGAAAAAAGAGAAATGACCGTGAATGGATATAACGGATACTTTGTGATAGTAGGTGTGCCCCACTTTGTCGTCGAAGTGGAGAATGTAGACAAGATCAACACGGAGAAATTGGGAAGAGATCTCAGGAACAAAACGAACGCGAACGTGGATTTTTATCAGGTGATCGAAGATGCTTTGAAAGTGAGAACTTACGAACGAGGTGTTGAGAGGGAAACGAAGGCTTGTGGAACGGGAGTCACAGCGGTTTTTGTGGTGCACAAAGACAAATCGGGATTGAACGAGGTGAAAATTCATGTTCCAGGAGGTACTCTGTTTGTGAAAGAAAAAAGCGGTGAAATCTTCCTGAAGGGGGAAGTGAGAAGATGTTCAGAGGAGTAGGAACTGCGATCGTTACGCCCTTCAAAAACGGTGAGCTCGATCTAGATGCCTACGAGAGGCTGGTCAATTACCAGATCGAGGGGGGAGTCAGTGCACTGATCGTCCTTGGAACAACTGGAGAAGCTCCCACGGTAAACGACAACGAGAGAGAAAGACTCATCTCAAAGACTCTGGAAATCGTAGGCGGTAGGATACCGATCGTGGTGGGAGCAGGGACGAACTCCACAGAAAAAACGTTGAAACTCGTCAGACAAGCAGAAAAACTGGGTGTTGATGGTGTTTTGATCGTAACTCCCTACTACAATAAACCCACTCAGGAAGGTCTCTATCAGCACTACAGGTACATCTCAGAAAGAACCAGCTTGAAGATTATCGTCTACAACGTCCCGGGAAGGACAGGTGTGAACATTCTTCCAGAGACCGCTGCGAGGATCGCAGCAGATCTAAAAAATGTTGTTGGAATAAAAGAAGCAAATGGAGATATCGACCAGATAGACAGAACCGTTGCTCTGACCAAGAACGCAAGGAGCGATTTCATGGTTTGGTCCGGAAACGATGACAGGACGTTCTACTTACTGTGTGCCGGTGGAGATGGTGTGATCTCCGTGGCATCCAACGTGGCACCAAAACACATGTCGGATCTATGTTCTGAATTCTTCAAAGGAAATCTCGAAAAGGCAAGAGAAATACACAGAAAATTGAAACCTCTCATGAAAGCCCTTTTCCTTGAAACGAATCCCATACCTGTCAAAGCCGCTCTTTCCCTCATGGGGTACGTAGAGAACGAATTGAGATTGCCTCTGGTTCCTGCAAGTGAGAAAACCGTTGAACACCTCAAAGGAATCCTCAGGGAGAGTGGTTTGTTATGAAGTACGGAATCGTTGGGTACTCCGGCCGCATGGGGCAGGAAATCCAAAAGGTCTTCTCCGAGAAGGGTCATGAACTCGTTCTAAGAGTGGATGTAAACAGTGAAGAGATAAAAGATTCACCCGATGTGATTGTGGATTTTTCCTCACCGGATGCCCTGCCAAAGACCGTGGAACTGTCCAGGACATATAAGTCAGCTCTTGTTCTGGGAACCACCGCTTTGAAAGAAGAACACTTCGAGATGCTGAAGGATCTTTCGAAAGAAGTTCCTGTTGTTCAAGCTTACAATTTTTCCATAGGAATAAATGTCTTAAGGAGATTTCTTTCAGAGCTCTCGAAAGTCCTGTCCAACTGGGATGTGGAGATCGTGGAAGCACACCATCGCTTCAAGAAAGATGCCCCCTCTGGAACGGCGATCCTTCTGAAAAACGCTCTGGGAAGAGAGGCTCCCATACACTCTTTGAGAGTCGGTGGAATACCCGGTGACCATACGGTCATATTTGGAAACGTGGGTGAGACGATAGAGATAAAACACAGGGCGATCTCCCGAACCGTCTTTGCCATAGGAGCACTGAAAGCTGCTGAATTCCTTGTCGGTAGAAAGCCTGGCCTTTACAGTTTCGAAGAAGTCATATTCGGAGGTGAATGAAATGGACGCCAGAGAGATCATAGAGATGATAGCAAAGGCAAAAAAGAAAACCCCTGTGGTTGCTTATATAAAGGGAAAACTCGGCGAGATAGACTTCTCGAAATTCAAGTTCTTTGGGGACGATAGGTTTGGAATACTCTTTGGAGAGTACGAAGATTTCAAAAGGTTACTCGAAGAACATAGAGAAAAAATAGAGGACTATCATCTGGAAGTGAGAGCAAGGAACTCTGCACTTCCCCTCGCGGACATCACTAAATACAGAGCTCGAATTGAGCCTGGAGCGATCATAAGAAACATGGTGGAGATCGGAGAAGGTGCTGTGATCATGATGGGAGCCGTTATAAACGTTGGAGCGATGATAGGAGACGGTACGATGATCGATATGAACGCCGTTATCGGGGGGAGAGCCATCATTGGGAAAAGATGTCACATCGGAGCAGGCGCGGTTATCGCTGGGGTTATAGAACCTCCAAGTGCAAAGCCGGTAGTAATAGAGGATGAAGTGGTCGTGGGTGCAAACGCGGTGATTCTTGAAGGAGTTACCGTTAGAAAAGGTGCGGTCGTTGCGGCAGGCGCGGTTGTAACGAAAGATGTTCCACCTTACAGTGTGGTTGCCGGTGTACCCGCTCGTGTGATAAAGCAGATAGACGAGAAGACAAAAGAGAAAACCAGGATCATTGACGAGCTGAGAAACCTGGAGTGATGGAGGTTGCAGAGATGAAACTGGTAGTGCAAAAGTACGGCGGTAGCTCCGTTGCCACCCCGGAGAGGATAAAAAATGTCGCGAGAAGAATAAAAAAGAAAGTTGAAGAAGGTTACAGAGTGATCGTTGTGGTCTCTGCCATGGGAAAAACAACCGACAATCTCATAAAACTTGCGAAGGAGATCTCGGTAAAACCCGCCGCAAGAGAACTTGACATGCTCCTTGCAACAGGTGAGCAGGTATCTGCTGCTCTGCTTGCGATGGCTTTGAAGGATCTTAGTGTGAAGGCAAAGTCCTTGAACGCCTTTCAGGTGAGAATAAAGACCACACCACATCACACGAGTGCCCGCATCATGGACATAGACGACAGTGTGATCATGGAAAACCTTGAAGTGCACGATACTTTGGTTGTGACTGGTTTTCAGGGAGTGAACGAAAAAGGGGATCTCACCACGCTCGGCCGCGGTGGGTCTGATACATCAGCGGTTGCCCTCGCTGCGAAGCTTCGAGCTCCCTGTGAGATCTACAGCGATGTGGACGGCATCTACACATGTGATCCCAAAATTGTTCCGAGTGCAAAAAAGCTCAAATACATAACTTACGATGAGGCCCTCGAGCTTACCGCCCTTGGAGCGAAGGTGCTTCACTCCAGATCCGTTGAAATTGCCAAAAAGTACAGAGTTCCCATATACTGTGCTTCTTCTTTCGTTGAAGAGGAGGGAACTATGGTGGTGGAAAGACTTCCCGAATGGCTGGAGGAACCAGTTGTAACGGGCGCGACAATCTCCCACGGTCAGATAAAGGTTTCGATTTCTTTCCTTCCGAAAGAGGCAAAGTACATTACCGCTATATTCGAAGAAGTGGGAAAACGATCCTTGAACGTTGACATGATCTCCCTTGTCCCATCGAATGGAAGGGTGTTTCTGTCCTTCACAATACTGGAGGACCACAAAGACGAGCTAGATGAAGCACTAAAGGAAGCGTTGAAGAACATCGAAGGTTGGAAATCTTCTTACGAGGGAGGGTTTGCCAAGCTCTCGATCGTTGGTGTGGGAATGAGAACCAGCCCCGGGGTTGCAGCAAGGTTTTTCAACGCTTTGAAAGGTGTTGGTGTCACTCCAGAGCTTGTCACCACATCCGAGATAAAGATCTCGTGTCTTGTTTCGGAGGATGACGCTGAAAAGGCTTTGAAGGCAATCGTTGACGAGTTTGAACTGGCTGATTAATCACACCAGAGGAGGTGCATGGTATTAAGACGCCGATGATCGTGATGGAGACCCTGAAGAAAGCAGCGGAAACCTACGGAACACCCCTTTATGTGTATTTCGAAAAGGCAATACGTGAGCGTGCACGGATCGTGAAAGAAGTTTTTCGGGGAGTGAACCTTCTTCCCACCTTTGCTGTGAAGGCGAATAACAATCCGAATCTGCTGACGATTCTGAGAGAAGAAGGTTTGGGAATGGATGTGGTAACGAAAGGAGAACTGCTTGCCGCCAAGCTGGCCGGAGTGGATCCTCTTCTAATCGTCTGGAATGGGAATGGAAAGAGTAAGGAAGAAATGGTCCATTTTCTGGAAGAAGGAGTAAGAACGATCAACGTCGATTCCTTTGAAGAGATGGAGATATGGGAGGGCCTGAACCCGGAAAGTGTCAGTTTCTTTGTCAGAGTGAATCCAGAGGTGGATGCACGAACTCACCCTCACATCTCCACTGGCCTCAGGAAGCACAAATTTGGAATTCCTCTGGACTTACTGGACAGGTTCATGAGAAGATTCAAAAACATGAACATAAAAGGCCTTCACGTTCACATCGGCTCCCAAATAACGAAAGTAGAACCACTTCTCGAAGCCTGCGAAAAGGTTGTTGAAGCTTCCAGGAGATATGGTTTCGAAGAGATCAACATAGGAGGAGGCTGGGGAATAAACTACCACGGTGAGGAGTTGAACGTTGAAGAATACAAAGAAAAGGTCGTACCTCTCTTGGTTGGGTTTAAAAGAGTGTTCGTTGAAATTGGAAGATACATCATTGCCCCCGCCGGTTTTCTCGTACTGAAGGTTGTCCTCGTCAAAAAGAGGAAAGAGAAAGTGTTTGTCATTGTAGATGGGGGGATGAACACGCTCATAAGACCTGCTCTGTACTCTGCGTATCACAGGATTTTTGTTTGTGGAAAAAGTGGAGCAGGTATCAGAGCAGATGTCGTGGGGCCGCTGTGCGAGAGTGGGGATGTGATAGCATACGATCGAGACCTTCCAGTGGTCGAACCCGGAGACTTTTTGGTGGTGGAAAACGCAGGGGCGTACGGCTACACCATGGCAAACAATTACAACTCAACTCCAAAACCCGCAGAGGTGCTAGTGAAGAAAAGTGGTGAACTGGTGTTAATAAGAAGAAGAGAAAACACGATGGATATTTTCAAGGATGTGGTGATGTGAATGAACGAGATCGAACTGAGACATCTTCTTCACATGAATCCAGAGCTTTCTTTCGAGGAATTCAAAACCAAGGAGATCTTGAAAGCAGCAGTCCAGAAGATCGGTTACAAAGAGATAGTAGAAGTTGCTGAAACGGGACTGGTTGTTGAGAAAAGAGAAACAGAAGGCCCCTATGTTGTCCTGAGGGCGGAGATGGACGCCCTTCCCATCAAAGAAGAGACGGGATGGGAATTTGCTTCAAGAAACGATTACATGCACGCCTGTGGACATGATTTCCATATGAGCGCTCTCTTCGGTGCTATGAAACGATTGAAGACAGCGAAAAAAAACTTTCTTTTTATTTTTCAGCCGGCCGAGGAGACCGGGGGTGGTGCAAGAGAGGTTGTTGAGTTCCTCAGGAAAAACTACGATATCAAAGCCGCCGTTGGATACCATGTGACAGACGAGTATGACGTGGGCACGGTGGCATCCAGATCCGGGGTGTTGTTTGCTTCGGCGACGGAGTTCGATGTATACTTTAAGGGTGTCCCCGCTCATATTGCCTTTGCCGAAAAAGGAAAGGACGCGCTGAAAGCAGCAGCCTCCTTCCTGCACTGGCTCTACGGTAGAAGCTGGGACACTCTTGTTGGAGTCGGCAGGATCCTCGGTGGCCAGGTGAGGAATGTGATCCCGGCTGAAGTGAAGATAGAAGGCACCATAAGGGCAAAGACTCTGAGGATAGCAGAAGAGGCTCTATCAGAGATGATGAATCAACTTCTGTGTCTCAAAGACAGAATTGGTGTTGATTTCTCTCTCGAAAAAGGGAGTGTCTATCCAGAAGTAAAGGTCGATGCAAA carries:
- the dapF gene encoding diaminopimelate epimerase, yielding MVCYSANGNTFLLVDNTEKKISDDEKPVFVRNHAGDLDGVIFVEKVNEEFFMDYYNRDGSTAAFCGNGARAFSQYLIDRGWIKDEEFSFFSRAGEIKVIVEDGVWVRMPRLSEKREMTVNGYNGYFVIVGVPHFVVEVENVDKINTEKLGRDLRNKTNANVDFYQVIEDALKVRTYERGVERETKACGTGVTAVFVVHKDKSGLNEVKIHVPGGTLFVKEKSGEIFLKGEVRRCSEE
- the dapA gene encoding 4-hydroxy-tetrahydrodipicolinate synthase — translated: MFRGVGTAIVTPFKNGELDLDAYERLVNYQIEGGVSALIVLGTTGEAPTVNDNERERLISKTLEIVGGRIPIVVGAGTNSTEKTLKLVRQAEKLGVDGVLIVTPYYNKPTQEGLYQHYRYISERTSLKIIVYNVPGRTGVNILPETAARIAADLKNVVGIKEANGDIDQIDRTVALTKNARSDFMVWSGNDDRTFYLLCAGGDGVISVASNVAPKHMSDLCSEFFKGNLEKAREIHRKLKPLMKALFLETNPIPVKAALSLMGYVENELRLPLVPASEKTVEHLKGILRESGLL
- the dapB gene encoding 4-hydroxy-tetrahydrodipicolinate reductase, which produces MKYGIVGYSGRMGQEIQKVFSEKGHELVLRVDVNSEEIKDSPDVIVDFSSPDALPKTVELSRTYKSALVLGTTALKEEHFEMLKDLSKEVPVVQAYNFSIGINVLRRFLSELSKVLSNWDVEIVEAHHRFKKDAPSGTAILLKNALGREAPIHSLRVGGIPGDHTVIFGNVGETIEIKHRAISRTVFAIGALKAAEFLVGRKPGLYSFEEVIFGGE
- the dapD gene encoding 2,3,4,5-tetrahydropyridine-2,6-dicarboxylate N-acetyltransferase — its product is MDAREIIEMIAKAKKKTPVVAYIKGKLGEIDFSKFKFFGDDRFGILFGEYEDFKRLLEEHREKIEDYHLEVRARNSALPLADITKYRARIEPGAIIRNMVEIGEGAVIMMGAVINVGAMIGDGTMIDMNAVIGGRAIIGKRCHIGAGAVIAGVIEPPSAKPVVIEDEVVVGANAVILEGVTVRKGAVVAAGAVVTKDVPPYSVVAGVPARVIKQIDEKTKEKTRIIDELRNLE
- a CDS encoding aspartate kinase, with the translated sequence MKLVVQKYGGSSVATPERIKNVARRIKKKVEEGYRVIVVVSAMGKTTDNLIKLAKEISVKPAARELDMLLATGEQVSAALLAMALKDLSVKAKSLNAFQVRIKTTPHHTSARIMDIDDSVIMENLEVHDTLVVTGFQGVNEKGDLTTLGRGGSDTSAVALAAKLRAPCEIYSDVDGIYTCDPKIVPSAKKLKYITYDEALELTALGAKVLHSRSVEIAKKYRVPIYCASSFVEEEGTMVVERLPEWLEEPVVTGATISHGQIKVSISFLPKEAKYITAIFEEVGKRSLNVDMISLVPSNGRVFLSFTILEDHKDELDEALKEALKNIEGWKSSYEGGFAKLSIVGVGMRTSPGVAARFFNALKGVGVTPELVTTSEIKISCLVSEDDAEKALKAIVDEFELAD
- the lysA gene encoding diaminopimelate decarboxylase, whose protein sequence is METLKKAAETYGTPLYVYFEKAIRERARIVKEVFRGVNLLPTFAVKANNNPNLLTILREEGLGMDVVTKGELLAAKLAGVDPLLIVWNGNGKSKEEMVHFLEEGVRTINVDSFEEMEIWEGLNPESVSFFVRVNPEVDARTHPHISTGLRKHKFGIPLDLLDRFMRRFKNMNIKGLHVHIGSQITKVEPLLEACEKVVEASRRYGFEEINIGGGWGINYHGEELNVEEYKEKVVPLLVGFKRVFVEIGRYIIAPAGFLVLKVVLVKKRKEKVFVIVDGGMNTLIRPALYSAYHRIFVCGKSGAGIRADVVGPLCESGDVIAYDRDLPVVEPGDFLVVENAGAYGYTMANNYNSTPKPAEVLVKKSGELVLIRRRENTMDIFKDVVM
- a CDS encoding M20 family metallopeptidase; the encoded protein is MNEIELRHLLHMNPELSFEEFKTKEILKAAVQKIGYKEIVEVAETGLVVEKRETEGPYVVLRAEMDALPIKEETGWEFASRNDYMHACGHDFHMSALFGAMKRLKTAKKNFLFIFQPAEETGGGAREVVEFLRKNYDIKAAVGYHVTDEYDVGTVASRSGVLFASATEFDVYFKGVPAHIAFAEKGKDALKAAASFLHWLYGRSWDTLVGVGRILGGQVRNVIPAEVKIEGTIRAKTLRIAEEALSEMMNQLLCLKDRIGVDFSLEKGSVYPEVKVDAKLLEILKKTCERLNLRFIECEMKRTGEDFGYFTQVFPSLSFWFGVGEGEERVGLHHPRFLPKDEYIPMASELLASLAVAI